From a region of the Odoribacter splanchnicus DSM 20712 genome:
- a CDS encoding D-alanine--D-alanine ligase gives MKKNVVVIAGGNSSEYEVSIKSGNHIFSEVDGEKYNKYLMILRGRDWMVEIGDQKFPVDKNDFSFEYQGKKVVFDFAYITIHGNPGENGMLQGYLDMMGVPYSTCNTLVEAITFDKYTCTNYLNAFGINTTHPIMLVRGKAFDKEAVLKAVGLPCFIKPNAEGSSFGVSKVKTAADFDAAVEGAFKMCREILVESFIDGIEFTCGLYKVGDKKVVMPVAEVVPKKEFFDYEAKYDAKMSDEIIPGRFSAEITGRIQDMASEVYDILRCEGIVRIDGFVRGEEIIMLEVNTTPGMTANSFVPKMVRVMGLPLRDVITGIIEEKLKRL, from the coding sequence ATGAAAAAAAATGTAGTGGTGATTGCAGGAGGAAATTCTTCTGAATATGAAGTATCTATAAAATCCGGGAATCATATCTTTTCAGAAGTAGACGGAGAAAAATACAATAAATACCTGATGATCTTACGGGGCAGAGATTGGATGGTGGAGATCGGAGATCAGAAATTTCCGGTAGATAAAAATGATTTTTCATTTGAATACCAGGGGAAGAAAGTTGTTTTTGATTTCGCCTATATCACCATTCATGGTAATCCCGGTGAAAACGGGATGTTGCAAGGTTATCTCGATATGATGGGGGTGCCTTATTCAACCTGTAATACTTTGGTGGAAGCCATTACTTTCGATAAATATACCTGTACGAATTATTTGAATGCTTTTGGTATCAATACGACTCATCCGATCATGCTGGTCAGAGGAAAGGCTTTCGATAAAGAAGCGGTGCTGAAGGCTGTCGGTTTACCTTGTTTTATAAAGCCCAATGCCGAAGGCTCGAGTTTCGGTGTGTCTAAAGTGAAGACAGCTGCCGATTTCGATGCTGCGGTCGAGGGGGCTTTCAAGATGTGCAGAGAGATTTTGGTCGAGAGCTTTATCGATGGGATAGAGTTTACCTGCGGTTTATACAAAGTAGGGGATAAAAAAGTGGTTATGCCTGTCGCCGAGGTCGTTCCCAAAAAAGAATTTTTCGATTACGAGGCTAAATACGATGCAAAAATGTCGGATGAGATTATTCCCGGACGTTTTTCTGCAGAGATTACCGGCCGGATTCAGGATATGGCTTCCGAGGTATATGACATCCTGCGGTGTGAAGGAATCGTCCGTATCGACGGTTTTGTCCGGGGGGAAGAAATCATCATGTTGGAAGTCAATACCACGCCCGGTATGACCGCCAACAGTTTCGTCCCCAAAATGGTCCGTGTCATGGGTCTCCCTTTACGGGATGTGATCACCGGGATCATTGAAGAGAAGCTGAAAAGGCTATGA
- the mnmA gene encoding tRNA 2-thiouridine(34) synthase MnmA: MEKKRVLMAMSGGIDSTVAAMLLLEQGYELVGVTYRTFDNISRGCMEKEKGCCSVDSLFEAKRMAQELGFEHHILDIRQEFKDTVITNFIGEYLQGRTPNPCVICNSTIKWGKLIETANEMRCDYIATGHYARIGHQDGRRYLRKGADLSKDQTYFLWTLTQENLSRTLFPLGELTKPEVRQIAFDHGYEKLSKKGESQEICFIPGNDYRTFLAEQVENYTEKYGPGNFVDTSGKRLGEHKGYPNYTIGQRKGLGIALGQPMFVIAIHPEDNTVVLGTKEELQGKSFFAKEINLMKYAKIPDGLEVTAKIRYRNEGKKASLYPEDNRLRVVFHETMDSITPGQSAVFYEGEDVVGGGVIEGKRL, from the coding sequence ATGGAAAAGAAGAGAGTATTGATGGCTATGAGCGGAGGTATCGACAGTACGGTCGCCGCCATGTTATTACTAGAGCAAGGATACGAATTGGTAGGCGTAACTTACCGTACTTTCGACAATATATCCCGGGGATGCATGGAGAAAGAAAAGGGATGTTGCAGCGTCGATTCTCTGTTCGAAGCGAAACGTATGGCTCAGGAACTGGGATTCGAACACCATATTCTGGATATCCGGCAAGAATTTAAAGATACGGTGATCACCAATTTTATCGGAGAATATCTGCAAGGACGCACTCCCAACCCTTGTGTCATCTGCAATTCGACGATCAAATGGGGGAAATTGATCGAGACGGCCAACGAAATGAGATGCGATTATATCGCTACCGGCCATTATGCCCGCATCGGTCACCAGGATGGACGCCGGTATCTGCGGAAAGGAGCAGACCTCTCGAAAGATCAAACGTATTTTCTTTGGACCCTGACTCAAGAAAATCTATCCCGTACGCTTTTCCCACTGGGCGAACTGACTAAACCCGAAGTGCGGCAGATCGCTTTTGATCACGGATATGAAAAACTGTCTAAAAAAGGGGAAAGTCAGGAGATTTGTTTCATTCCCGGCAATGACTACCGGACTTTTCTGGCCGAACAGGTCGAAAACTATACGGAAAAATACGGCCCGGGGAACTTCGTCGATACCAGTGGTAAACGCCTGGGCGAACACAAGGGATACCCCAACTATACGATAGGACAGCGGAAAGGACTGGGTATCGCTTTAGGCCAGCCGATGTTTGTCATAGCCATTCATCCCGAAGATAATACGGTCGTACTAGGCACAAAGGAAGAATTGCAAGGAAAATCTTTCTTTGCCAAAGAGATCAACCTCATGAAATACGCAAAAATCCCCGACGGGCTGGAAGTCACCGCCAAGATCCGCTACCGGAATGAAGGGAAGAAAGCTTCTTTATATCCGGAAGACAACCGCCTGCGCGTCGTCTTTCATGAAACCATGGATTCCATCACCCCCGGCCAAAGCGCCGTATTCTATGAAGGAGAAGACGTTGTGGGGGGAGGGGTGATAGAAGGTAAAAGGCTATAA
- a CDS encoding gliding motility lipoprotein GldH encodes MRKYIFFLSVILMGACQSPAVFEKYEEQPDEVWNRYHIVEFTADIPDSGQYIVKLCLRHTTDYEMANLWCFVSTRSHGQEQLSDTVNLKIAEPDGRWLGKGNSIKTLEQPINRNPVTLPQGNVIFRIEQGMRMEEMAGVKDVGIKIEKVQTQG; translated from the coding sequence ATGAGAAAATACATCTTTTTCCTATCGGTTATTTTAATGGGAGCTTGCCAATCACCGGCAGTCTTCGAAAAATATGAAGAACAACCCGACGAAGTCTGGAACCGGTATCATATCGTCGAATTTACAGCCGACATCCCGGACAGTGGACAATATATAGTGAAACTCTGTTTGCGGCATACCACCGATTACGAGATGGCCAATCTTTGGTGTTTCGTCTCTACCCGCAGTCACGGACAAGAGCAATTATCCGATACGGTAAACCTGAAAATAGCAGAACCCGACGGCCGTTGGTTGGGAAAAGGCAACAGCATTAAAACATTGGAACAACCGATCAATCGTAATCCGGTGACTCTTCCCCAAGGAAATGTAATCTTCCGGATCGAACAAGGCATGCGGATGGAAGAAATGGCCGGAGTAAAAGATGTAGGGATAAAGATCGAGAAAGTGCAAACTCAGGGATAA
- the secDF gene encoding protein translocase subunit SecDF: MQNKGAITLLTIALALVSLYQLSFTWKTNRVEKVAREYAQGDPVKEKVYLDSIANKEVYNFLGIAQYTYKECKELELNLGLDLRGGMNVTMEVDVVDVVRSLANYSQDEAFNQALQEAVKMRTSSPKDFVTLFGEAFERIAPNAQLASPNIFGTVELKDKIKIGASNKEVLDVIRQEAEGAIDNTFHILRTRIDRFGVAQPNIRKADISGRIVIELPGIKDAQRVRKLLQGTAALEFYETFDNGDFFPYLQAANEKARTIVEAEEILTTENAANATAEQPETTKADTTANSLISQAAAQDSTNNLLADEAAFKKANPLFSVLTPNIDRQSGQIIPTGSLIGYSHVKDTAAVNEILTMPQVKATLPRNARLLWEMKPNGEVIALHAIKITTRDGKAPLDGGAVVDARQEYEHNSGRPVVSMNMNGEGAKVWARLTKENVGHSIAIVLDGYVCSSPNVNDEIKGGSSQISGQFDVKEAQDLANILKSGKLPAPARIIADEIVGPSLGSESIQSGMWSFVIAFGLVLIYMLFFYSKGAGLAADIALFTNLFFLFGVLASIGAVLTLPGIAGIVLTMGMSVDANVLIYERIQEELRAGKGLRLAIKEGYKQAYSAIIDGNVTTLLTGFILYYFGEGPIKGFATTLIIGIFTSLFCAIFITRIILDNASKKNDNVRFTTPFTANWLRDVHFPFLERRKVGYTVSGIITVVCLVSMFTRGFDKGIDFVGGRTYTVAFDQPVEVEKVAESLAAVYGSAPEVKTFGGDNQVRITTKYKIEDEGTEADDEVEALLYEGLKSYLPDGTSKEVFLSDYRQMSQKVGPAVAEDVTRAAIWSVIFALLVIFVYIMVRFSKWQYGAGAVLGLAHNTIVVLGLFSLLAGFLPFSLEIDQAFIAAILTVVGYSINDTVVVFDRIREYHHLYPKRDDLEVTDAALNSTLRRTFSTSLSTLVVLLAIFIFGGTSIKGFVFALLIGIIVGTYSSLFVATPLAYEFRKRFGKKETTVVKK; the protein is encoded by the coding sequence ATGCAGAATAAAGGAGCGATCACATTACTTACTATTGCATTAGCGTTAGTGAGTCTTTACCAGTTATCTTTTACCTGGAAAACCAATCGGGTGGAAAAAGTTGCGAGGGAATATGCGCAGGGAGATCCCGTAAAGGAAAAAGTTTATCTGGATTCTATTGCAAACAAGGAAGTTTACAATTTCCTGGGAATTGCACAATACACTTACAAAGAGTGTAAAGAGTTGGAATTAAATCTGGGTCTTGACCTGCGTGGAGGTATGAACGTAACCATGGAAGTAGACGTGGTCGACGTGGTCCGCAGTCTGGCCAACTACAGTCAGGATGAAGCTTTCAATCAGGCTTTACAAGAAGCGGTGAAGATGCGTACATCCAGCCCGAAAGACTTTGTAACCCTGTTCGGCGAAGCATTCGAGAGAATTGCCCCGAATGCACAGCTGGCCTCTCCGAATATTTTCGGAACCGTAGAACTGAAAGATAAAATCAAAATCGGAGCCAGTAACAAGGAAGTTTTAGACGTTATCCGTCAGGAAGCCGAAGGAGCCATCGACAATACATTCCATATTCTGCGTACACGTATCGACCGTTTCGGTGTAGCACAGCCTAATATCCGTAAAGCAGATATCTCCGGTCGTATCGTGATCGAACTTCCGGGTATCAAAGATGCTCAACGGGTAAGAAAATTGTTGCAAGGAACAGCAGCGTTGGAGTTCTATGAAACCTTCGATAACGGAGATTTCTTTCCTTATTTGCAAGCAGCCAATGAAAAAGCCCGTACTATCGTTGAAGCTGAAGAGATACTGACTACTGAAAATGCAGCCAATGCAACGGCAGAACAACCGGAAACAACCAAAGCGGATACAACTGCCAATAGCCTGATCTCTCAGGCCGCAGCACAAGATTCTACCAATAATCTGCTGGCCGATGAAGCTGCTTTCAAAAAAGCGAATCCTCTTTTCTCCGTTCTGACACCTAATATCGACCGTCAAAGCGGCCAGATCATCCCGACAGGTTCTTTAATAGGTTATTCTCATGTAAAAGATACGGCAGCGGTAAATGAAATCCTGACTATGCCACAAGTAAAAGCGACTCTTCCCCGTAATGCCCGCCTGCTGTGGGAAATGAAACCCAATGGGGAGGTTATTGCTTTACATGCGATCAAAATCACGACCCGTGACGGCAAAGCTCCCCTGGATGGAGGTGCTGTCGTCGATGCCCGTCAGGAATACGAACACAACAGTGGACGCCCTGTGGTATCCATGAATATGAATGGAGAAGGAGCTAAAGTCTGGGCTCGGCTGACCAAAGAAAATGTGGGCCATAGCATCGCTATCGTATTGGATGGTTATGTTTGTTCTTCACCGAACGTGAACGATGAAATCAAAGGGGGTAGCTCACAGATTTCCGGTCAGTTCGACGTAAAAGAAGCCCAGGACTTAGCCAATATCCTGAAATCCGGTAAATTACCTGCTCCGGCACGTATCATTGCCGATGAGATCGTAGGACCGTCCTTAGGTAGCGAATCTATCCAATCCGGTATGTGGTCGTTCGTGATCGCTTTCGGTTTGGTTCTGATATACATGCTATTCTTCTATAGCAAAGGAGCAGGTCTGGCAGCAGACATCGCTTTGTTTACCAACTTATTCTTCTTATTCGGTGTACTTGCTTCTATCGGAGCGGTATTGACCCTACCGGGTATTGCCGGTATCGTCCTGACAATGGGAATGTCGGTCGATGCCAACGTATTGATCTATGAACGTATCCAGGAAGAATTGAGAGCAGGTAAAGGGTTGAGATTAGCCATCAAAGAAGGTTACAAACAAGCTTATTCCGCCATCATCGATGGTAACGTAACAACCTTATTGACGGGTTTCATCCTTTACTATTTTGGAGAAGGCCCGATCAAAGGTTTCGCAACCACATTGATCATCGGTATTTTCACTTCATTGTTCTGTGCGATCTTCATTACCCGGATCATTCTCGACAATGCATCCAAGAAAAATGATAACGTCAGATTTACCACTCCATTTACAGCCAACTGGTTGCGGGACGTACACTTCCCATTCCTCGAAAGACGGAAAGTGGGTTATACGGTATCCGGTATTATCACCGTTGTTTGTCTGGTATCTATGTTCACCCGCGGATTCGATAAAGGCATCGACTTCGTCGGAGGTAGAACTTATACGGTTGCTTTCGACCAGCCGGTAGAAGTGGAAAAAGTAGCAGAAAGTCTGGCTGCTGTGTATGGAAGTGCTCCTGAAGTAAAAACTTTCGGCGGAGACAATCAGGTCAGAATAACCACCAAGTATAAAATCGAAGATGAAGGAACGGAAGCTGACGACGAAGTAGAGGCCTTATTGTATGAAGGGTTGAAAAGCTACTTACCCGACGGTACCAGCAAAGAAGTATTCCTGAGCGACTATCGTCAGATGTCGCAGAAAGTGGGACCGGCAGTGGCGGAAGATGTCACCCGGGCTGCAATCTGGTCGGTAATCTTCGCCTTATTAGTGATCTTCGTTTACATTATGGTACGGTTCAGCAAATGGCAATATGGTGCCGGTGCCGTCCTCGGATTGGCTCACAATACCATTGTCGTATTAGGTTTGTTCTCCCTGTTGGCCGGATTCCTGCCTTTCTCTCTGGAGATCGACCAGGCCTTTATTGCAGCCATCCTGACCGTAGTGGGTTATTCGATCAACGACACGGTGGTTGTATTCGACCGTATCCGTGAATACCATCATCTGTACCCGAAACGCGACGATCTGGAAGTAACCGACGCTGCATTGAACTCTACATTACGCCGTACGTTCAGTACTTCTTTGTCGACCTTAGTGGTATTGTTAGCGATCTTCATCTTCGGTGGTACTTCTATCAAAGGTTTCGTATTCGCTCTGTTGATCGGTATCATCGTAGGAACCTATTCTTCTCTGTTCGTGGCCACACCGTTAGCTTACGAATTCAGAAAGAGATTCGGTAAAAAAGAAACGACTGTCGTGAAGAAATAA
- a CDS encoding pyridoxal phosphate-dependent aminotransferase: protein MPTISQRGIDMPASPIRKLVPLANRAKAKGTVVYHLNIGQPDLATPEVALRAAHHLDREVLEYSPSEGILSFRKKLVEYYHKFNIDVCTDDIIITTGGSEAVFFSFMACLDPGDEIIVPEPAYANYMAFAISSGAVIKTISSTIDEGFALPSVEKFEALITPRTKAILICNPNNPTGYLYTRKEMNQIRDLVRKYDLFLFSDEVYREFCYTGAPYISAFHLEGIENNVILVDSVSKRYSECGIRIGALITKNKQVRENVMKWCQARLSPPLIGQIMAEASLDTPEEYMRDVYDEYVERRKFLIDGLNRIPGCYSPIPMGAFYTVARLPIDDADKFCAWCLEEFDYEGQTIFMAPASGFYTTPGLGKNEVRLAYVLKKEDLAKALVVLEKALETYNKKGKK from the coding sequence ATGCCAACCATTTCTCAACGCGGTATAGATATGCCCGCATCTCCTATCCGGAAATTGGTCCCACTGGCTAATCGAGCCAAAGCCAAGGGAACCGTCGTTTACCACCTCAATATCGGTCAGCCGGATTTGGCGACCCCGGAAGTGGCATTACGAGCGGCGCACCATCTGGACCGGGAAGTGCTGGAATACTCTCCCAGTGAAGGCATTCTGAGTTTTAGGAAAAAACTGGTAGAATACTACCACAAATTCAATATAGATGTCTGTACGGACGATATCATCATCACTACCGGAGGATCGGAAGCTGTATTTTTTTCATTTATGGCCTGTCTCGATCCGGGAGATGAGATCATCGTACCCGAACCGGCTTATGCCAATTACATGGCTTTCGCGATTTCCAGCGGAGCAGTGATCAAGACGATTTCTTCTACTATAGACGAGGGCTTCGCTCTCCCTTCGGTAGAAAAATTCGAAGCTTTGATCACGCCGCGTACCAAAGCAATCCTGATTTGTAATCCCAACAATCCGACCGGCTATCTGTATACCCGAAAAGAAATGAACCAGATCCGGGATTTAGTCAGGAAATACGACCTGTTCCTGTTTTCCGACGAAGTATACCGGGAATTTTGTTACACCGGTGCACCCTATATCTCGGCTTTTCACCTCGAAGGTATCGAAAACAACGTCATTCTGGTCGATTCTGTCTCCAAACGCTACAGTGAATGCGGTATCCGGATCGGGGCTCTGATTACTAAAAACAAACAAGTCCGGGAGAATGTGATGAAATGGTGTCAGGCTCGCTTAAGTCCTCCTTTGATAGGACAGATCATGGCCGAAGCTTCACTGGATACTCCCGAAGAATATATGCGCGACGTGTATGATGAATATGTCGAACGCCGGAAATTCCTGATCGACGGGCTTAACCGGATCCCTGGCTGTTATTCTCCTATACCTATGGGAGCGTTTTATACAGTGGCCCGTCTTCCGATAGACGATGCCGATAAGTTCTGTGCCTGGTGTCTGGAAGAATTCGATTACGAGGGTCAGACCATCTTTATGGCTCCGGCTTCGGGGTTTTATACTACTCCGGGATTAGGTAAAAACGAAGTCCGCCTGGCTTATGTCTTAAAGAAAGAAGACTTGGCAAAGGCTTTGGTGGTTTTGGAAAAAGCACTGGAAACTTATAATAAAAAAGGTAAAAAGTAA
- a CDS encoding (2Fe-2S) ferredoxin domain-containing protein: MRQIKICLGSSCYSRGNNVHLEVIKKYIAENHLEAEISFSGHLCEELCSSGPILRIDEKVYKEVNLSGLYKILQEEFPIK, translated from the coding sequence ATGCGTCAAATTAAAATATGTTTGGGCAGTTCGTGTTATTCCCGGGGAAACAATGTCCATCTCGAAGTAATCAAGAAATACATAGCAGAAAATCACCTGGAAGCCGAGATTTCATTCTCCGGTCATCTGTGCGAAGAATTATGCAGTAGCGGCCCGATCCTCCGAATCGACGAGAAAGTCTACAAAGAGGTCAATCTCTCGGGTTTATACAAAATACTTCAGGAAGAATTTCCGATAAAATAA
- a CDS encoding retropepsin-like aspartic protease, which produces MKRKKNKKACHFTTPYHPYINSRIQTVAVEIVGLEDNSYHLIVPVEINGIQGDMIIDTGASVTVVDRQVFPEDLPEEADVQMTSGSVTGQIHDVHLVKAAKFKIGKRTIKEMPLAAIDLEYVNEMYDKHLNRKIIGLLGCDFCVRYQVAIDYRKKEFTMYF; this is translated from the coding sequence ATGAAGAGGAAAAAAAATAAAAAGGCTTGCCATTTTACGACTCCATATCATCCTTATATCAATAGCCGGATTCAGACAGTAGCCGTTGAAATAGTCGGTTTGGAAGACAACAGCTACCACCTGATCGTACCGGTAGAAATCAATGGTATACAAGGAGATATGATTATCGATACCGGCGCATCGGTCACCGTCGTCGACAGACAGGTGTTCCCGGAAGACCTGCCCGAAGAAGCAGACGTTCAGATGACATCGGGTAGCGTCACCGGTCAGATCCACGACGTACATTTAGTAAAAGCAGCTAAATTTAAAATCGGGAAACGTACGATCAAAGAGATGCCGTTGGCTGCTATCGATTTGGAATATGTAAACGAAATGTACGACAAACATCTCAACCGGAAAATTATCGGATTATTGGGGTGTGACTTTTGTGTCAGGTATCAGGTGGCTATCGATTACCGGAAAAAGGAATTTACCATGTATTTTTAA
- a CDS encoding MATE family efflux transporter: MKTTDLTQGSIFKSLWIMAVPLISASFIQMAYSMTDMLWLGHLGSDAVAAAGAAGFFTWLCNALSFMTKIGAEITVSQSVGSKDYRRAAHYASQAITLSTTIGFIYACIIILAAPLLMGLFRFETSISTQAIDYMRLVAPGLFFQFNNNTFSGLYNGQGDSRTPFRTSAVGLIVNIILDPLLIYGIGPFPAWGTAGAAVATALAQLVVYGIFARRIFSDRFPLGRMHLLNRLKQDYARRIILLGLPVSIQNALFSMFSLTLATLAARWGAVGVAAQSIGAQIEAISWMTAAGFSTALAAFTGQNYGAGNYERIRKGYRLTLGIAGSIGLGAGILFFVLNHEIFGLFVNEPEAIEAGGNYLKILALSQLFMVTESVTAGAFNGTGHTTPPALTGIIFTGARIPMAYFLTSFPQLGLTGIWWSITISSILKGSVLPLWFLHFQRKLK, translated from the coding sequence ATGAAGACAACCGACCTGACACAGGGCAGTATTTTTAAAAGCTTGTGGATCATGGCTGTGCCCTTGATCTCGGCCTCTTTTATCCAAATGGCTTATAGCATGACAGATATGTTGTGGCTCGGTCATTTGGGAAGTGATGCTGTCGCTGCAGCCGGAGCTGCCGGTTTTTTTACCTGGCTTTGCAACGCTTTGTCCTTTATGACTAAAATCGGGGCTGAGATTACGGTTTCCCAATCTGTCGGTTCGAAAGATTATCGCCGGGCAGCTCATTATGCCAGTCAGGCCATTACCTTATCGACTACAATCGGATTTATCTATGCCTGTATCATCATCCTGGCAGCCCCTTTACTGATGGGCTTGTTCCGTTTTGAAACCTCTATTTCGACCCAGGCGATCGATTATATGCGTCTGGTCGCTCCCGGGTTATTTTTCCAATTCAATAACAATACGTTCAGCGGTCTTTACAATGGTCAGGGAGATAGCCGGACTCCTTTCCGTACTTCTGCCGTAGGACTTATCGTCAATATTATCCTCGATCCCTTGCTGATTTACGGCATCGGTCCCTTTCCGGCCTGGGGTACCGCAGGGGCTGCCGTTGCCACTGCATTAGCACAATTAGTGGTTTACGGCATCTTTGCACGCCGGATCTTCAGTGACCGGTTTCCGTTAGGGCGTATGCACCTGCTCAACCGATTGAAACAAGATTATGCACGACGTATCATTTTATTGGGTTTGCCGGTCAGTATACAAAATGCCCTCTTTTCCATGTTTTCCTTGACCTTGGCTACCCTAGCCGCACGTTGGGGAGCAGTAGGGGTCGCTGCTCAAAGTATCGGAGCACAGATCGAAGCCATCTCCTGGATGACTGCTGCCGGTTTTTCTACCGCCTTGGCTGCCTTTACCGGACAGAATTACGGCGCCGGGAATTATGAACGTATCCGTAAAGGTTATCGCCTGACATTAGGAATAGCCGGGAGTATCGGTTTGGGAGCCGGAATTCTCTTCTTTGTATTAAACCACGAGATCTTCGGGCTTTTTGTAAACGAACCGGAAGCCATCGAAGCCGGCGGTAATTACCTGAAGATTTTGGCTTTATCACAACTTTTCATGGTAACCGAATCCGTTACTGCCGGAGCATTCAATGGTACCGGACATACGACTCCTCCGGCACTGACCGGGATTATTTTCACCGGAGCACGTATTCCGATGGCCTATTTTCTGACCTCCTTCCCCCAATTAGGGTTGACGGGAATTTGGTGGAGTATCACGATTTCGAGTATTTTGAAAGGCTCTGTTCTTCCACTTTGGTTTCTGCATTTTCAACGCAAGCTAAAATAA
- the mdh gene encoding malate dehydrogenase, which translates to MKVTVVGAGNVGATCANCIAEKDIVNEVVLLDIKEGVSEGKSLDMWQTAPINLYDTRIKGVTNDYAATDNSEVVVITSGLPRKPGMSRDDLISTNAGIVKSVTENVIKHSPNAKIIIVSNPLDVMCYCAFLAAKVDSSKVFGMAGVLDTARYRAFLAEALNVSPKDIQALLLGGHGDTMVPLPRYTSVGGIPVTELIDADKLQAIIERTKVGGGELVKLMGTSAWYAPGAAAAQMVEAIIRDQKRVFPVCAMLNGEYGMKDIYLGVPVVLGKNGIEKIIEVKLDDQEKELLATSAKAVKSVMTVLDDMKMF; encoded by the coding sequence ATGAAAGTAACAGTTGTTGGAGCAGGTAACGTTGGTGCAACGTGCGCAAACTGCATTGCAGAAAAAGACATCGTAAACGAAGTGGTTCTTTTGGATATCAAGGAAGGTGTTTCCGAAGGGAAATCGCTGGATATGTGGCAAACTGCCCCGATCAATTTGTATGACACCCGTATTAAAGGTGTAACCAATGATTATGCAGCGACTGATAATTCTGAAGTAGTGGTGATCACTTCCGGTCTTCCCCGTAAACCGGGCATGAGCCGTGACGATTTGATTTCAACCAATGCCGGAATTGTAAAATCTGTTACTGAAAATGTAATCAAACATTCTCCGAATGCTAAGATCATCATTGTATCCAACCCCTTGGATGTGATGTGTTATTGTGCTTTCTTAGCTGCTAAAGTCGATTCATCTAAAGTATTCGGTATGGCCGGTGTATTGGATACTGCCCGTTACCGTGCTTTCTTAGCCGAAGCACTGAACGTATCTCCGAAAGATATTCAGGCACTGTTATTAGGTGGACATGGAGATACAATGGTTCCGCTGCCACGTTACACTTCTGTAGGTGGTATTCCTGTAACCGAATTGATCGACGCCGATAAATTGCAGGCAATCATCGAACGTACCAAAGTCGGTGGCGGCGAATTAGTTAAACTGATGGGAACTTCTGCCTGGTATGCTCCGGGTGCAGCTGCAGCTCAAATGGTCGAAGCGATCATCCGCGATCAGAAACGGGTATTCCCGGTTTGCGCTATGCTGAACGGCGAATATGGTATGAAAGACATCTATCTGGGCGTTCCGGTTGTATTGGGTAAAAACGGTATCGAAAAGATCATCGAAGTAAAACTCGACGATCAGGAAAAGGAACTGTTAGCAACTTCTGCAAAAGCTGTTAAATCGGTGATGACCGTACTGGACGACATGAAAATGTTCTAA
- the trmB gene encoding tRNA (guanosine(46)-N7)-methyltransferase TrmB, translated as MAKKKLARFAEMEVLPNVFQPKHEEVFRTDYPLKGKWNEEVFHNDHPIILEIGCGKGEYTVELGKLYPEKNFIGLDIKGARMWKGAKTAVENGMNNVAFLRMYAEMLESVFAPGEIAELWITFPDPQMAKARKRLSGTRFLSLYRKILAPQAVIHLKTDSLFLYRYTSALIELNHLPVEVRTEDLYGCGWEDKILSIKTFYEKQWLSRGKQIKYLRFSLGEDIPLTEPDVEIEKDDYHSETRYMNSHLVHGNKAIRNN; from the coding sequence ATGGCAAAGAAAAAACTGGCACGATTTGCAGAAATGGAAGTATTACCCAATGTGTTCCAGCCCAAGCATGAAGAGGTGTTTCGTACGGATTACCCCCTGAAGGGAAAATGGAATGAGGAGGTCTTTCATAACGATCATCCCATCATTCTGGAAATCGGGTGCGGCAAAGGAGAATATACGGTCGAACTGGGAAAATTGTATCCCGAAAAAAATTTTATCGGACTGGATATCAAGGGTGCCCGTATGTGGAAAGGGGCTAAAACAGCTGTAGAAAACGGAATGAATAATGTAGCTTTCCTGCGTATGTATGCCGAAATGCTCGAATCGGTTTTCGCTCCGGGAGAAATTGCAGAACTCTGGATTACCTTCCCTGATCCTCAAATGGCTAAAGCCCGTAAACGCCTTAGCGGGACCCGTTTTTTGAGTCTCTACCGGAAAATACTGGCCCCACAAGCTGTGATCCATCTGAAAACGGACAGCCTGTTTTTATACCGATATACCTCGGCTCTGATCGAACTCAACCACTTACCGGTAGAAGTCCGAACCGAAGACCTGTACGGCTGCGGCTGGGAAGATAAAATTTTGAGCATTAAAACATTTTATGAAAAACAGTGGCTATCGAGAGGGAAACAGATCAAATATCTCCGTTTTTCTTTAGGAGAAGACATCCCTCTGACCGAGCCCGACGTAGAAATAGAAAAAGACGATTATCACAGCGAAACACGCTATATGAACAGTCACCTCGTTCACGGAAATAAAGCAATCAGGAATAATTGA